In Stigmatopora nigra isolate UIUO_SnigA chromosome 5, RoL_Snig_1.1, whole genome shotgun sequence, the genomic window CCTCTTCTGCTTGTAACTGATTCCTTTCTGTCTTTGTTTGCCGCAGGACAGCATGGAGCCAAATCTAGCTTATGTAATGTCTTGTGCATGTGGGGATCATTGTATCAAGTTTGAGTATGGGATTCTTACAGGCAGGCAGCCATCTTTTGTCTTCACCAACATCGCACGttgcagttatttttgttgtcatgCTGCTTTGTTTTGTTCTAAGGCTGCTAAAAATATTCACCTACCTACATGAGCTTTGGATAtgtcattatatttttgttgtttaacGCTGTGAATGTTATTGCCAAATGTGACGCAATAGTCAGAATGTTCACAGATTTGATACACATCTGTATTGTCTGCTTTACTTTTACCATTTGAAGAGAAAGCCAACAAAAGGCTTGAGTTGTACTGTTACAAATGTTGTGTGCTCACATCTTCACTATACATGCATGCTAACTTGGCAAGCTTGGGAGAAGTCCATATCTGCTTCCTATCAAAGTGCAGAGTTGCATTCAAGTGGGATTAAAATCTCCCAAGTATGCTTGAACTGTTCCCCTTAACATGATTCATGTGtggtatcttttattttttgtatttgcctCAAGAAAATAGATTGGCCAAGTAATATTTAATCACAAAAACAAGCACCACTCTTTCATCGAAAATTGCAAGCAGCCCCATCCCTTTATAGTGGATAGCTTAATAAATGGTGTGACAAAATATGCTGTATCAGCGGCACGAGTGTGTGCTACCGGATCAGGGTCACCTCTGTCCCGGCTGTCTCAGTAGGGGGTGTGCAAGCCTGGCTTGCCCCCCATCTCATTTCCAAAGACCACTCTTGGCTTGCTCGACATAAAGAGTTTTTCATAGATTTTCTTTTGAAGCCATATTGTCCTCCAATTCTGTAATGACTCAACATTTGGCCTGCCACTTCTAATTTGACCAGCATTAATCTCAATAAAACATTCCTCGAGTATAATAGTGTGATAACTATGACAGGTGGCTTGCCTCACTTgctcttgcacacacacacacacacacacacacacacacacacacacacacacacacacacacacacacacacacacacacacacacacacacactctcactccCAAGAGAACAACACCAACCATCTGCTGTTGACTGCAGCTCCTGTCTAGGCCTCACACACACTTTAGCTCACACATTACTCAGCTTTCCTACTTCACCACTTGAGCACGTTTAGGATCCTCCCACCTTCCATTTGCCACTTTCACCATCCCTCACAGTGTGTTGCTTGCTTGGCAGGGGGCACCAGTCATGATTCTTGCTCTCTTCGTGCAAAATCTGTTGTTGGGGGGGGTGGGATATACCTTCAGCGGGATTGGTGTACAAATTGTTCATTCTCAAGAGGTCGGATAATATACTTGAAGCCAGAACAAAGGGATCACTAGAGACTTATACTGGGCCAGGAGATGTACTGGGAACTGTGGCTGAGCTAGGTTATGGCCAGTGCTGTATTGCAGTGCATGCTGCTCCAGAACAAAGGTgggctttttgtgtgttttggcaCAGTACACATACAAGATGATTCATTGCGATGTGTAGGCGAGAAAACTATTTGGTCGAGTTTTGGGTCCTTTGTTCACCCGCTATTTGTGGAACATGTGCCCTCCACACTGTGTATACAAACAATTTTGGATCAAATCATGTCTAAGATAAGCAAAATTATCATATTGCAACTGATggcaatatttttaaagcagaaCAACTTGTTACCAAATTTAACAAACATGGATTTTAGGGGAgtgtattcattcattgtaCCAGGTAGGCAATTGAAAAAAGACTGCCTTCATCTTTGTATTAATCTTTCTTTACAGTCTTATAAAGAGTTTTAAGTGCTTTTTGACCAAGCTATGATAGCACTCATTCTGCATTTGAGTCtgtattttaatataaaaagggTAAGAAATAAGTATAATAAAAAGCAGTATCTGCATTAGCAAATGCACAGCCAGATATCAGAATTGATTTTGTCTGcctaaaaaactgatttttaatgaaaatgacatgctttgactttaaaatagtttgggaaacactgaaCAAAAGATATTTGATGCAACATTATCACATGGCAAAATCTGGATTTGTCATTCCAACGAATCATACAGACATGTTTAGGATTGTTCAACCCTGAAAGGCATgccatctgcattttttttgtccaccgGTAAAACGTTCACACAGTTGTACATCCTCATTCCTTGAGATTGATTGTTTGGATATTCTCTGCCAGAATGAAGCTAAAATGAAATCACTGAAACAATGTAGAGCTTTAAAGTCTCGAGCTGCTCTGAATCAGCAGCAGCCATTTTTCGTCATCCTCCTCTCCCACTCCTGAGGCAGCTGTCCAGGCACGCTGTGACTTTGGCAGCAGCTGCCAGTGTTGTTCATCTGGACTACTCATGTGCTGCTTCATCAATTGTTTGTCAGTTTCTGTGGGTGTGCATATAGAGAGAATGATTGCTGCGCCCCGATAAGGTAGTGGCGTCACTCTTATCCCAACTCTGTAGCCCCTCCCTGTTTGCGCTATTTAAAATCGCATACGCTTATGCTTCAGATCATACCTGATCTTTGAGGCCTACACACCAGTTTTGGGACAGTAATGGTTTTGAGGTGCCTACAGGCAAATAGTTTTGACGAGGACTGGGACGGCCAGATAGGCCACAATCTCCACACTGGACTCAGGTGTCCTCCTGGGTCTGGACAAAAAGGTAGAAATCAGGAGGTAGTTTGGTTGGAAAGGTTTTGAAGTCATTTTgttcctgtttatgttttctCTTGTCtcattatttccctttttttatctCTCAACCTTTCTGCCCTTCCCTTTTCTCCAGAAGCTCTCCACAGGCCATTCGGGCTGGACTCTGCGGCGCTGACTGAAGCGGTGCGCTGGAGCTCCAAGGAGAACCTCCTGGGGGCAGCTGAAAGTGACCCCAACCTCTTTGTTGCACTTTATGACTTTGTGGCCAGTGGAGACAACACACTCAGCATCACTAAAGGTAAGCACACTCTTTCAATGTGGATACCAGTCCAACGCCATCTTTCTTAATCTAAAAAGAACGCATTTTGAATGTTTTAAGAGACAAACCTTGGCATCCAAATCCCAAAACCTGCTTGGTCGGATAAAGGAAGGCATGAAATTGTCCTTTTGGCAATGACCCCTACATTACTTAGAGTACTATTTTTGGAAATTGGAAAACAATGACCTGGCACACCATAAAGTGTGACTGATTTTCCTTATCATATCACATACCCTGCAGATATGAGGTAAATGTTAGTGTTAATGGGAGTTTCCTTTCTAACCTCTGTGACTTTTGACCTCATTACTCCAAAATTGATTCACCCGTCCTTGTTCCAATTGCAAAAACCTCCCGCAAGTTTGATTATAACCCTTTTCTTCATTCTTAAATGATCTAGAACACAATCACGCTGataaacaaacagacacacagaaTCCAATACATTGCTTCCACCTTCCACCATATGTTTGATCTACAGGCGGAagtcaatatttgcattttgtcTGAATCATCAAGATTGTTAATGCATGATTGATTCCATCACATGCTTCTCACATCATTTGTGGAGGCCCGTGTGTTGCAACAAGAGTACGTAGTGATTTCCTTTTGTGGAGACTGGAGTGTTCAGTAAAAGAGCCTTGAGGCCATGTCGCTGATTGGCATGTCAATAAACCTTGAGGGGGAAGAAACTGTTTCATGTGTAGCTTTACAGTTAGAACATTGGAATGTTATGTGTCAATAAAGCTATAGGCGTCATGAAATGTTGGGACACCTGGATAGTTACACCTACGTAAATGCGTTGGAAAAATCCACTCACACATCTTCATCTGAAAATTGCTTGATTTTTAGCCTTATTTTGTACAACAGAAAAGGGCCTTCCCCaagttttgggaatatttaaaTCACTAAACAGGCAAGCTAGCAACAATCTAGTTAAGCATCTCCCGAAGAAAAGATCCCATCATATCTCTAATGCTTTGACAATATGGAATTTTACATCAACAGGTGGCTACTTTGAGCAGGCACTAGTCGACCACAAGGACAAATTAGCTCTTCGGAGTCATTATCtcctcctggtcggtctaaaggCAGTCAGTATTTCCAGTCCTGCAGGGGAAACTAGAGAAGACTGGACAGCAGTCTGTTCAAAGTACTTTTCATGCATATAGTCACAGCAATTTTAGCTGTATTTGACTCGATTCCTTGACAGGCAAACGTGCTGTTCACAGTCTTAAGTGTTTACTAGGAACACTTGCTATTTCCTGCATGCCGAGTTTTACTTTATGTAAAAGATGCGTCATTTTCAGTGACTCACTCGAGACCGGATGCTGAGTTTCTGTTTAATAATTGAAGGAACTTTCAAATGGGGGGTGggactacttaaaaaaaatggcaatcatGGCAATAAAATTAACTGACATCCTTTCTGGAGCAATGAGGTCAACTGTATTATACTGAATGACAGTGTTTCTCATGTTTTGTTTAACGCAAATGTTTCATGATTGAATCACACCCTCTGCTTTCGAGAAAAACGTACGTCTCACCGCTCCCTCTCACCTCCCGCGCTGACGTAAAGAGAAGGACGAAGGCGGGACGCCAAGTCGCTACATGTCTGCTTTTGCCCGGCGCTTGCATGGCAGCTTGGGTGTTATTATTGTTGCGCACTTTTTGATGTAGTTTAACCAAGACTCACGATCTGTTTGCGTTGccctttttgtttgtgttttctgaGTAAGGTATCCTAAGCAACATTCTTACCTGATGACAAGACTCAGTGGAGACTCTAAGCGAGCACCTTCTTTTCATTTGTTGTGATTTGATTTAGTCTCAATGGCGCtcaaatacagatttttttttctccactaatattgttttagtattattattattttgcattttgtgtactttttatgAAGTGATCTTTTCAAATCTTTTgggaatgacaaaaaatatacccTAATACTCCAATGAAACTTTTCCCTCCCTGTTCTTTGGGTATTCCCTGGTGACTTATACTCGGGTACAATTTATAGcccaaaaatatggtatttcaTCTATTTGATAATCAATTAGTGGATCAGCAGACATAATGCACCTAACAAgttgacagacaaaaaaaaaatccaagctgTAGCTGCTATTTGATGTGACATTGGAAGCAAAAAAAGATCTTTTCCCTCTGTGTGTCTAGGAGAAAAACTCTGTGTGCTGGGCTACAACCAAAATGGGGAGTGGAGTGAGGTTCGCTCCAAAAACGGCCAGGGTTGGGTCCCTTCCAACTACATCACACCCGTCAACAGCCTAGAGAAGCACAGCTGGTACCATGGACCGGTTTCACGCAGCGCTGCCGAATACCTGCTTTCATCCCTCATCAACGGCAGCTTCCTCGTCCGCGAAAGTGAGAGCAGTCCTGGACAGTTATCCATTTCTCTCCGCTACGAAGGGAGAGTCTACCACTATCGCATCAACACTTCCTCGGATGGAAAGGTAAACTTCGATATCAAGCGGTATTTCTACGCCTTGTGATATCGTCTGAATCTCTAACCTCGCCTTCGCCATCCAGGTGTATGTGACGTCCGAGAGCCGCTTTGCCACCCTGGCCGAGCTGGTCCACCACCACTCCACTGTAGCCGACGGCCTAGTCACCACACTGCACTACCCGGCGCCCAAATGCAACAAGCCCACCGTATACGGTGTGTCGCCTATCCACGACAAGTGGGAGATGGAGCGCACGGACATCACCATGAAGCACAAGCTGGGAGGCGGCCAATATGGCGAGGTGTACGTGGGTGTGTGGAAGAAGTACAATCTCACTGTGGCAGTGAAAACACTCAAGGTTTGAAACTTTATTAGGATTGTGTACTTTAACCTCTTGCCTGCCATTTACGATAGACcttcaaatgtatttaagactggctgtgaatgtGCATTTTTCAATTCCTTTAATGGCGTCCAACCTCGTTCATTCGTCCACTCTTAACTGTCAAaattcattggcagccaatgacttaatTTGGCTTCCTCGTCAACTCCCAGGGAGAGGGCGCCTGACTAAAAATGTGGTATGTCACCACCTGTCTGTGGATTCTGGTATTTTCAATACAAGTATTGAAAACTAAAGAGTTTGGGCTTAATATGTCCCTTTGGTTAAATTATTCTGTTGTAGCTTTGCATTCTCTATATTACCCCCAAGCTTTGGTTACCATTTTCCAGACGCCAAATTGCTTTCCTCCAAAGCCAAGTTTGTGCCAAAAAGTGATATAGTGATAAGTGGATTTATAGTTCTGAAAATCCGGTCCCTAAAAATTAGATAATGCATGCTTTCGTGTTTAGTTTTCACCTGTTCGTTTGAAAAAAACAGAGAGTAAGAGATTTATTAAGCTTAGCAAGTGTCCTGTGCCGCATGtaaaatgttgtctttttttcctccgaTTTTAAAAGGAGGACACCATGGAAGTTGAGGAATTTCTGAAAGAAGCTGCAGTCATGAAGGAGGTTAAACATCCAAACCTGGTTCAACTTCTTGGTCAGTAGCtacatttacaattttaactcattgacaacGATAGACCTCCAATCTAGTTAAAGTGGGAGAGGCTGGCAATGAATTATAGCTCTAACGTCTATTCCTGTCAATTGCACTGCAACACAATCATTTACTGTTGGCAAGTTTTAACAAAGCTGCCTCTCCTCCAGGCGTGTGTACATTGGAGCCCCCATTTTACATCGTGACAGAATACATGCCTCACGGCAACCTTCTGGACTACTTGAGGGACTGTGACAAAGAGGAAGTGAACGCTGTGGTTCTACTCTACATGGCTACGCAGATCTCCTCAGCTATGGAATACTTGGAGAAAAAGAACTTCATACACAGGTAGGTTGAAATGTCCAAATCCTGTTTTGTGCATTCTACACAAAGTATTCTGAAGTCTTCACTTTCTTTCATCAGGGATCTCGCAGCAAGAAACTGCTTGGTCGGGGAGAATCACGTCGTCAAAGTGGCAGATTTTGGTCTGAGCAGGTTGATGACTGGTGACACCTATACCGCTCATGCCGGGGCCAAGTTCCCCATCAAATGGACGGCCCCGGAAAGCCTCGCGTACAACACCTTCTCCATCAAGTCGGACGTATGGGGTGCGTAACTCgtgaatttattcattttcctctTCACAGTACAGATGTGATGTTCATAGCGTTTTGACTGACGACCCGCTTTGTTCGTCCCACAGCATTCGGAGTCCTGTTATGGGAAATTGCTACGTACGGCATGTCTCCATACCCAGGCATTGATTTGTCTCAAGTATACGACCTTCTTGAAAAGGGTTATCGTATGGAACAGCCTGAGGGATGCCCACCAAAGGTTTATGAACTCATGAGGGCATGTAAGTTCATCTGTCGTTCGTCTCTCTACAAATGATTCATCAGCTGATGCTAAGATTAGCATGAGAACTACTTTAACATAAATGCAAACACTTTTCTCCCCCTCTCAGGTTGGCAATGGAGTCCTTTAGATCGGCCATCATTTGCAGAGATTCACCAAGCTTTTGAAACTATGTTCCATGACTCCAGCATCTCAGAAGGTAGCATGCCATGAGAGAAACATGGTTTTTGTGGGCCTAGTAAAAAATCTTTTGGCAATTCAGCGGGAAAGGGTTAGtgcaagggtgtctaaactaagctattcatattttcttccaATTTGGGGGAAGGAGAAACTGCTATGGCTACCATTGAAGTATCAGTATGGAGGGATCAAGTAATGTAAAGCAAACCATCCTTAAATGTCTTGCAAAGCGCTATATGAGTCCAATgcatcatttttattgtattttggatttgacttttttcttgttttttttttttttttttttttttttttttgcagaggtgGCGGAGGAGCTCTGTAAGACGGCCTCCTCCAGCCATGGAGGTCCCTTGCACTCTTTCGACACCCCGCTGTTGCCCTCCAAATCTCGCACAATGCTCAAGCACACggaaaataaggaaaacatCGAGGGTGGGCTCGACGGCCGGCCGGACCACGGCACTCACAGTCCTTCAGGTACAGCTCGACCCGCTTACCTCGCTGCTGAGCATTCAGGTGCATCCGATTGCGAGACCACAGGTGTCCCAAGCCAGCTCGATACCAGGAGTCTGCACCGTCGCCGAGCCCGTCGTTTGAGGGGAATGGCGGTCATTTTCCCGTCGATTGACCGTCCCTTTAACCGTCAATCTTTCAAATGAATGGTTTTCAATTGAATTAAAGCTATTAATAgcttttccaaatgttttcatTACACATCCGTCcaaattttaattgaatatatacttacaaaaaaaaatacatttcccaaCTGACACTCGCTTATCTCCAAATCACTTTTAAGTTCATTTTCAATCCAACCTTTGTTTGTCTAAGTTCGGTTTTGTTATTCTGTAATACATTcagtttcattatttttcttcttgttgaAAATAAAACTATGGTCCCTTGTTTTTGTCCATGTCGCAGACAAATATCTGTGTCCCTGTGCTGTCCTTGTCCCCAACTAACAAATCAACCCATTTCTAGTTTTTAAAGCACAAACAGTAATCTCACTAAACCATTGAAATAAAACCACTCTGCTTTTGAATCCACTGTATTTCTGTGAGCATACGGTATAATTCACAAAGCCACAAAACAAGTGTCCTAAGATTTTATGCTTCAAAAATACTGATGTCCAATGAAGAAtgcatgagcattcacagctagtccttccagttgaaatgaattCTAACTGTCAAATGGCACCAACACAACTCATAGTACACAAAAGAATCACTGCATATAGTAGACCTCTTCAGATGTGCCCAACTTTTTActagatttttttggaaaaacctTTAGTGTTTAAACCTTAAATGGCTACGCCTATCACCGTAAATAAAGAAGTCGTCAATGCTTCTCAATATTAAGATTAATATTGGTGACTTTGTTCTCATTTGCATAACATTTAGTCAACTCTAGCATTGCAAACATTCTGCTAGTTTGGTCATTTGTTGATTGACTCCCTTGAATTAAAATTATCCCAGAAAAACCCAGAGAGACTTACAGAACCAAATATAGACTATATATATTGCAGGGGTCATTAATGTTCGCATTTCAATGTCTGACTGAGTACATCTTACCTAATGAGGACTTGCGATGTGGAAAATAGATTAATGGAGTGACtctttgggcaaaaaaaacttgaccTGACTTGTCCACGTCTTTTACTCATTGCCTAACCAGcctccttttttctctttttaggcTGGTGTTCTTTATTAGGAGGCGATGGGCGCTCAGGAGGATCCCCGGCCCTGCCCAGAAAACAGCAACCTCGTGATAAATCCCCCGGCAGCCTTTTAGAGGACGCGCTGGACACCGGCACGTTCACCCGAGACCGAAAGACAAGCTTCTTCAGCTCCTTCATCAAGAAAAAGTCGTCTTCCTcgtcctcatcttcatcctcgcCATCTTCCCAGCACCAACAGAACCTCCCGACGCCACCCAAAAGAAGCAGTTCCTTTCGGGAGATGGAGACGCAACCGCACAAGAAATACGAGCCCACTGCAGATTTCAGCCCTCCGCCTCCGCTACCACAGTCTGACAGTATAGGGGGCTTTTCTGCATCCCCCTCTCATTCCCAAGGCGAGCCCGCCCAGACTCAGTCACGTTGCTGCGGGGCCGCATTTGGACAAAAGCCATCGACCGGGGGCCTCGTTTCCCAGGTCACTAGCGGCAGCAGCTGGGGAGGACTCGCCGGATTTTTTACTCCCAGGCTAATCAAAAAGACCCTCGGGCTGAGGACAGGAAAAGCAGCTTGCTCAGGGGATGgtggaaacacggttggggGGCCTAAAGCCTTACCTAGGTCCAATTCTACCTCCTCCATGTCGGCCGGGTTTCCGGACCTGGAGCGAATCGCTCTGACTTTACCCAGGAACCGCAGTGCTAAAACCCCCCTGGAGAGGACCGCTTCCACCACTTCCCAACCAGAGAACGGGACCGTGCGTCCCCCCGAAACTCTGCTCAGGAGGATGGATGAGGGGACGGCACAGATCAGGGAAAGGCCCAAAGCCAAGCTGCTACCCCGGGGTGCTGCAGCAGGAGGAAGAGCTCCAGGGGTCGGCGGGGAAGTCGGCGAGGAAGGTGGGCCGGGATTAGAAAGGCAGCAAAGCTGGTCGTCGCCCTCTAAGGCTTCTGCCGCCGCCGTCTCGTCAAACGCTTCACAAACTCACAACCACAAAGTTCCGGTTCTCATCTCCCCCACGCTAAAAAACAGTCAGGGCGACGCACATCTCGTCGGGCTGGACTCTCAGGGGAACCGCTTCAAACTGCTGTCGGAGCACCAAGCCGACCGGGATAGGCCGCGGCTCGTCAAGCCCAAATGCGCTCCCCCTCCCCCGCCCACTTTACGTGGGGCGCAACACTTGTACGTCGGTGAGGGAGAGGAACATGCGGAACTCAACGGAGATTCGTTAAAATGCCACAAGCCGGGGCGGTTGTCGGGAGGCGTGGGCACGAGCAGACCGTCTGTGCCGCCGCCGCAAGTGCCTCCCGCTTCTTCGACAACGCCCGCAAAAATGGCCAACGGGGCACCGGGCACCGCCGCTTCCACGCACTCGGCGACATCCGCCGGCTCAAAGTTGGCACTGCGGCGAATCCGACAGCCTTCGGAAAGAATCCCGCCTGAGCGGGTTAGTCGCGAGGCCCTTCTGGAGTGCGCCGAGTGCCTGAGCAACGTCCTCCACGCCGGATCGGAAAGCCTGTCCGGCAGCCAAGTGCTCGACGCCGGCCACCAGCTCCTGGGCTACTGCTCGGGTTACGTGGACTGCATCCCCCAAATGAGAAACAAATTTGCCTTCCGCGAGGCCGTGGGGAAGCTGGAGCTCAGCCTCCAGGAGCTGAGGGCTTCGTCCTCGGGCGGCAGTGGACATGGCTGCGTGGGCTTCAACAGTGTACTAGACAACCTGCACAGCTGCATTAAAGAGATTAGCGATGTAGTTCAGAGGTAGCCAATGCTAAACACTCCGCAGTAAAATATCTTTCAGATTCCTTTAAAGGGTCACTAATCCAAACATGGTTTCCTCCAAGAATCTGTTGGCTGTGCCGTCACAGgtcaaaactgatttttttttttttgagagaagGGTGGTACAGTGGACCCTCGAGTTGGGATCGTAAGCCCAAATTGTTGCGTGGTGGGCAATAGAAATTATTGTTATAGTTGCGTACCTTTCAATGTATgcgttttcccatttttttcctctattatttcaatttttacgCAGTATGACAACTTTAGTGCAGGAAAAAGTAAATTTTTGGTAAAACCCATCTATTCTTACCCATTTCGACTCTAATCCAGATCGTCTCGGTCACAAAAACGCCTGATATAAAAAGCATGATATCCGCATGCAtttccgccttttcactatacaaagatatagcgcgtcagcaagcaatgtacccaggcAGTCACGCTATCAGTTAAATTAcacaatcttgaatttagtgcatacatacatacaaaaggtgcaattaatttgttttcaaccaCTATTGCACATCAGACAAATTtcaactgttgtttttttcccccccaaatttgataaaattgattttttttccagaatgcaCATAAAAAAAGGGCTTTAAAAAGAGATTTGATttgttaaaaagcaaaaatattcaggttttggCTCGCGACGGCACTCGAGACACATTCAATGTAGAGGAATTATGTTTAGTTTCCCACTGCCTGATTGGAAATGAGAACAATATGTAAAGGACCTCAGCGAAATCTCAACACAATGTAATCTTTTAAATGTTTACAAACATCTGTTTCATAAAACGTCAGTGTGGACACATCCGCTTGGCTCTGTCAGACCTGTACATAAAACCGACGAGCGAGTCCGCCGAGCTTAACGCAGTTCAAAAGTCCAAAACGTGAAATGTTCGCCTGCCGCCGGCCATAATCGTAAAAATGAATGTGGAGCGTGGATTGTCGCTAAAGTCCCAGCTCACGTCGCTCGTTTGTCCGTCTGTCGGTCGCCCTCAGCCGCCGGTGGTTTTCCCAAGTTGAACTCAAATGTTTCATGAATGTGtgatactcttttttttttttttgttttttttttttgctcagtgTTTTGCAACTGAGGGGACCATAAGCCATTTTTAAAAGCCATTTCAACCAACACATAGGAAACTTCATTGTAATTGAATCTAGTTTTCCATTTTTGCAGCTTGCTTTTAAACTTgctcacattttttgttttttgttttgttttttaaataggtATGGGCATTTGAccaatttaacttaaattgaCTATGGGGtgaattacaattatttttagaaaGCTTAGTCATTCTTAAACCTATTATCTCAATTTAGCCAGCAAAATTCATGACAATGCGATTTCTAATCTTTAGCAAAGAAGgttataattataaaatattgaaGTCATATTTCATATACTACCAGATATTGGCAAACACAAATTAATGTTATACACCTATAATGCAATATTTTACCTCAAATTTTCCtatgaatgaatttaatattaggcaccccgtccactttggagaaaatgtaagacttttaagtgcaccctatgtgagAAAATGTGCCTCGTTGCATTTATATGGTTTTTATTGCTtcataaggggaattgcaatcattaataaggggagcaattggccgaggttgacaggtatgcaattgCTGGATCATAACATCAATAATACCTAATTAGGATTACTGACactattttcccttttcagatATTTTAAGAATTCATCAAAGCTAGTGCCTATCCCTATTTAAGaacattactttttttatgaGCCGTAAATATCAACTTTACTACTCAAACTACTTAGTCAAAAATGCTCCcggtcttttatttattttttgctcccCAAAGTTTTGACGAAATATATTTGACTTCATTTCCCTAAagccaaacaaaatgaatgttttcttcCTACCTGTGACATGGATGAATTTAACATCTCCTCAAAAGCATTTCAAAATTGATGATTGGATGTCCCTTTATCCTTGAAAAGAGCACAGGGTAGTTAGGCCAGTTTGGGACAGCTTTCCTTCCAAGTGTCCTTGTGTGGTATTTATGGATGGTGCAGGAATCAACCCAATGCCTTTGTGGCCTCCTTGCTTCACATGTCTGCCGTGTTTGAAACAGCGTTGAAACAACTCTAAGCGCTCTCTGTGGCCTAATCTACAGTCTGTCTTCAGCACATGAGTGATTTGTACCTGATTTTGATtgaaagaaaggaaaaggaTTTCTGGAATGTCTATGTAAGaacttgaatttttaaattattctttGCACAGAGCTATTTTTGATGAGGTTCTTTCATTCACGCAAAACTGCAGTCAAAAAAAGTGGTCCCTTATTGGCAATACTGTGTGTTCGGTGCCCCGTTTTCGACTGAGGCCTATCCATTTGCTTCCTGAATGTATTCTGCAAGTCTAAAGTCATTTCGGAATGCATCATTATGAATCACTCATCTCTTAAGTCATTTTCTGCCTGCTATTGACAGTGACGGATATCCAAAATGCAAACATCACAAGATTGATTTTAAGCTATAGTTATACTAGCACACAATTGCAAAATTAAGTATATCAAATTAGTGTTTTTTAATA contains:
- the abl2 gene encoding tyrosine-protein kinase ABL2 isoform X1 — translated: MGQQVGRVGEGTSTGLQPPQPHASQAHQVKGNRGSVAGRRPREAGGSAGTPPGRIAAINVPDPSINIFTKHSEALHRPFGLDSAALTEAVRWSSKENLLGAAESDPNLFVALYDFVASGDNTLSITKGEKLCVLGYNQNGEWSEVRSKNGQGWVPSNYITPVNSLEKHSWYHGPVSRSAAEYLLSSLINGSFLVRESESSPGQLSISLRYEGRVYHYRINTSSDGKVYVTSESRFATLAELVHHHSTVADGLVTTLHYPAPKCNKPTVYGVSPIHDKWEMERTDITMKHKLGGGQYGEVYVGVWKKYNLTVAVKTLKEDTMEVEEFLKEAAVMKEVKHPNLVQLLGVCTLEPPFYIVTEYMPHGNLLDYLRDCDKEEVNAVVLLYMATQISSAMEYLEKKNFIHRDLAARNCLVGENHVVKVADFGLSRLMTGDTYTAHAGAKFPIKWTAPESLAYNTFSIKSDVWAFGVLLWEIATYGMSPYPGIDLSQVYDLLEKGYRMEQPEGCPPKVYELMRACWQWSPLDRPSFAEIHQAFETMFHDSSISEEVAEELCKTASSSHGGPLHSFDTPLLPSKSRTMLKHTENKENIEGGLDGRPDHGTHSPSGWCSLLGGDGRSGGSPALPRKQQPRDKSPGSLLEDALDTGTFTRDRKTSFFSSFIKKKSSSSSSSSSSPSSQHQQNLPTPPKRSSSFREMETQPHKKYEPTADFSPPPPLPQSDSIGGFSASPSHSQGEPAQTQSRCCGAAFGQKPSTGGLVSQVTSGSSWGGLAGFFTPRLIKKTLGLRTGKAACSGDGGNTVGGPKALPRSNSTSSMSAGFPDLERIALTLPRNRSAKTPLERTASTTSQPENGTVRPPETLLRRMDEGTAQIRERPKAKLLPRGAAAGGRAPGVGGEVGEEGGPGLERQQSWSSPSKASAAAVSSNASQTHNHKVPVLISPTLKNSQGDAHLVGLDSQGNRFKLLSEHQADRDRPRLVKPKCAPPPPPTLRGAQHLYVGEGEEHAELNGDSLKCHKPGRLSGGVGTSRPSVPPPQVPPASSTTPAKMANGAPGTAASTHSATSAGSKLALRRIRQPSERIPPERVSREALLECAECLSNVLHAGSESLSGSQVLDAGHQLLGYCSGYVDCIPQMRNKFAFREAVGKLELSLQELRASSSGGSGHGCVGFNSVLDNLHSCIKEISDVVQR